One region of Termitidicoccus mucosus genomic DNA includes:
- a CDS encoding O-antigen ligase family protein, which translates to MQTTFQPWVSINQFFSNERWRACFESPIECGMVMAAMVAWLCLPLLLFPSHRALRVVVSIMAAGAAVCLALTGSRGPILAGLLLFIAIFFLTRRHGLVLRRYAAVPCVTGLMALLLSLFIFPAGKRIGDMVGGGDASILNRLELWRAAGPMSFIEPLTGIGIGESGHFFSQWYQPERLNYSYTGLLNSYLEIAVERGLPALGLVLFFGFMVMASVWFGVCRGPDCQVRLCLTAGKSDCPRYVSAFGICAAVSLLPVLLCGLTCTAQDYMTVNWIVLFNVVVLCTRAFVLRRVLPWAKLASGTACFAALALAGLWGWGRLYVGDYDLRAGLTEGGAIRLIKTETPGGEVSADAQKLLVFCDRAELGTLYGKKLRAMLSASPLYREFVILDPRRAPPETLPMGNYDIAVFGNAVRWLPSLPPLGTKRWLVIHPRGGFVMPPKEILMTVWLPKYDSTGGDAAWRKETRAGIMQRESGSLGGFCGMDVINQAKGFFW; encoded by the coding sequence ATGCAAACCACATTCCAACCATGGGTTTCCATAAATCAATTTTTCTCGAATGAAAGGTGGCGGGCGTGCTTTGAGTCGCCGATAGAATGCGGGATGGTCATGGCGGCGATGGTCGCATGGCTGTGCCTGCCCCTGTTGCTCTTCCCCTCCCATCGTGCACTGCGTGTTGTTGTGTCAATCATGGCGGCAGGGGCGGCGGTTTGCCTTGCTCTCACCGGTTCGCGTGGGCCGATTCTCGCGGGATTATTGTTATTCATCGCGATTTTCTTTCTGACGCGTCGCCATGGTCTGGTTTTACGCAGGTATGCCGCCGTGCCGTGCGTGACCGGATTGATGGCCCTGCTTCTTTCGCTTTTCATATTTCCGGCGGGTAAGCGCATAGGAGACATGGTAGGCGGCGGCGATGCCTCCATCCTCAACCGCCTCGAATTATGGCGGGCGGCGGGGCCGATGAGTTTTATTGAACCGCTAACGGGAATCGGCATCGGGGAGAGCGGGCATTTTTTCAGCCAGTGGTATCAGCCCGAGCGCCTGAACTATTCCTACACGGGATTGTTGAACAGCTATCTTGAGATTGCGGTGGAGCGGGGGTTGCCGGCGTTGGGGTTGGTGTTGTTTTTTGGGTTTATGGTGATGGCGTCGGTATGGTTTGGCGTCTGCCGTGGCCCGGACTGCCAAGTCCGTCTGTGCCTAACAGCAGGCAAATCTGACTGTCCGCGTTATGTCTCCGCGTTCGGAATTTGCGCGGCGGTGTCACTGCTGCCGGTGCTGCTGTGCGGACTGACCTGCACAGCGCAGGATTACATGACGGTAAACTGGATTGTCCTGTTTAATGTCGTGGTGCTGTGCACCCGTGCCTTTGTCCTCCGACGCGTTCTGCCTTGGGCGAAGCTGGCAAGCGGAACCGCGTGTTTCGCCGCGTTGGCGCTGGCGGGCTTGTGGGGCTGGGGCAGGCTTTACGTGGGTGATTATGATTTACGGGCGGGGTTGACGGAAGGTGGCGCGATCAGGCTCATAAAAACAGAAACGCCCGGCGGAGAGGTTTCGGCGGATGCGCAAAAGCTGCTGGTTTTCTGCGACCGGGCCGAACTCGGCACATTATACGGCAAGAAATTGCGGGCGATGCTGTCAGCCAGTCCGCTGTATCGCGAATTTGTGATTCTTGACCCAAGGCGCGCCCCGCCCGAAACTCTGCCCATGGGCAATTATGACATCGCCGTATTTGGCAACGCTGTCCGCTGGCTGCCCAGCTTGCCGCCGCTAGGGACCAAACGCTGGCTTGTGATTCACCCGCGCGGCGGGTTTGTCATGCCACCGAAAGAAATTTTAATGACGGTGTGGTTGCCCAAATATGACAGCACGGGCGGAGATGCAGCATGGAGAAAAGAAACCCGGGCCGGCATCATGCAACGGGAAAGCGGCTCGCTCGGTGGTTTTTGCGGCATGGATGTCATCAATCAAGCGAAAGGATTTTTTTGGTGA